The Tenebrio molitor chromosome 5, icTenMoli1.1, whole genome shotgun sequence genome has a segment encoding these proteins:
- the LOC138131754 gene encoding lebercilin, translating to MASHSFSTQKPLDQRSKSCETACSSNSSCFFQKRKPTNPLANSLRSSLSRSTANSVRQRVLSAKVLKLKSIQNQLNDANFHLAEVIRENQALKTLQKRQDRALSKYEGANAELPRLIQSHEEEIRFLTEKNKLLRKNVKEINDQLKHKSDELQSLQEQLKHYEKLDKDKHLLEREKLIEELEDVKVKLQKADSEIVMLNRKLTLESKTSKQRLNLEIAKHKQCQKELAQSLTENDKLTKIVESKEKSLGTNGRKRFSNLAQRQSTSLISLSDTKSANLTDDLNLTCDKHVLTPATPVTDVKLEPIIQAKRDECQVQVAKQYRGILKCPSENVRARLSADSRKDVDDEPPSMDKMSLSGSDTSNEKELKSRPTSSQKLEKIEMNLQNTIRKIEDNKNLDDFNKRLGDYCLKAIDSVKNYNEVIETHKENLEHVKEDTDKIIETFKDAESMELKLKRTHLMSFDPNDLTEDNLDFVSQILKEEAEFQAKYQESNKNGNVKKKEPTVGPNDKKKLLATLRAIDNGDSIDSFESGSQKKSQLMKELFGDIAD from the exons ATGGCAAGCCACAGTTTTTCAACGCAAAAACCCTTGGACCAAAG GAGTAAAAGTTGCGAGACAGCTTGTTCGTCGAATTCTAgctgtttttttcaaaaaaggaaaccCACCAATCCATTGGCAAACTCTCTACGAAGTAGTCTTTCTCGAAGCACAGCGAATTCTGTTAGGCAAAGAGTCCTCTCCGCGAAGGTACTGAAGCTGAAAAGCATCCAAAATCAACTAAATGACGCGAATTTTCATCTTGCG GAAGTGATAAGAGAAAATCAGGCTTTGAAGACGTTGCAGAAGCGCCAGGACAGAGCTTTATCAAA atATGAAGGTGCAAATGCAGAGCTGCCTCGTCTCATACAATCCCACGAAGAAGAAATAAGATTTTTAAccgagaaaaataaattgttgcgGAAGAATGTTAAAGAAATCAACGATCAGTTGAAACATAAAAGCGACGAGCTGCAAAGCCTTCAAGAACAACTGAAACATTACGAGAAGCTCGACAAGGACAAGCATTTGTTGGAGAGGGAAAAATTGATTGAAGAGTTGGAGGACGTGAAAGTGAAACTACAAAAGGCGGACAGTGAAATAGTCATGTTGAATCGGAAACTTACACTGGAAAGTAAAACATCGAAACAAAGACTAAATTTAGAAATAGCAAAACATAAGCAGTGTCAAAAGGAACTCGCACAATCATTGACAGAAAACGATAAGTTAACAAAAATAGTAGAG tCGAAGGAGAAATCGCTTGGAACAAACGGCCGCAAACGATTTTCAAATCTAGCACAAAGACAGTCGACGTCTCTAATTTCGTTGAGTGATACTAAATCCGCGAATCTGACGgacgatttaaatttaacttgtGATAAACACGTTCTTACTCCTGCAACTCCCGTTACTGACGTGAAATTGGAACCGATAATTCAGGCTAAAAGAGACGAATGTCAAGTACAGGTCGCCAAACAGTACAgaggaattttgaaatgtccCTCCGAAAATGTGAGGGCGAGGTTATCGGCGGATTCCAGGAAGGACGTAGATGACGAGCCTCCGTCGATGGACAAGATGAGTTTGTCCGGAAGCGATACTTCCAACGAAAAGGAGTTGAAATCGAGACCCACCTCGTCTcaaaaactggaaaaaatcGAAATGAATCTACAAAATACGATTCGAAAGATCGaagataataaaaatcttGACGATTTTAACAAACGTTTGGGGGATTACTGCTTGAAGGCGATAGATTctgttaaaaattacaatgaagtGATCGAAACTCATAAGGAAAATCTAGAACATGTCAAAGAAGATACTGACAAAATAATAGAAACGTTCAAAGACGCGGAAAGTATGGAGTTGAAATTGAAACGCACACATTTGATGTCTTTCGATCCCAACGATTTAACGGAAGATAATTTAGATTTTGTCAGCCAGATTTTAAAAGAAGAGGCGGAATTTCAAGCGAAGTATCAGGAGAGTAATAAAAATGGGAACGTGAAGAAAAAGGAACCGACGGTGGGGCCGAACgataaaaagaaattgttaGCTACGTTAAGAGCTATAGATAACGGGGATAGTATCGATTCGTTTGAAAGTGGTTCACAAAAGAAAAGTCAATTGATGAAAGAACTTTTTGGAGATATCGCTGATTGA